The following are encoded in a window of Ferribacterium limneticum genomic DNA:
- a CDS encoding efflux RND transporter permease subunit — protein MIDRRLNISGRLAEMFVTSKLTVLFMLACALFGSLAILLTPREENPQIVVPGAEVRVVMPGASANEVEELVIRPLEGMVKQISGVDHVYATALNSMGILTVQFKVGENKEKSLVKLYDRVLGQRHRLPPEAGEPVIRTVDVDDVPILTVTLASDTYGDYALKRLADRLMEGLRSLDAVSAIEVQGGRDREMRIELDPERLQVFGVTLDQIRDRLSAGNVAMPLGSVVQQGQNHQVFLDGFLASAEDIKRLIVGSHAGRPIYLGDVAQVVDRPPDERTKLTRFAYGPANVRFGKTLEAEMPAVTLMVAKKPGTNAVEVATAALERIERMRAQFVPPEVELIVTRNDGQKANAAVHVLVEHLGVAVLAVFLVTTFFLGLKEALIVGLTVPLILALTLGTAYLGGLTINRISLLALILSLGLLVDAAIVVIENIHRCYARLGEGDKLRTTVQAVNEIGSPTNLATLAIILVFGSLLVVGGMSGQYFYPIAFNVPVAMAASLLAAYAVVPWAAHRWLKPGEGHDLEAHNSQGRLHRLYHWGMAPIMDNPRHRRRAFMLVILAIILSLMQLAWQFVRPGGVGGGVAWLGVEMSMMPKDDKNTFNITMDLPETVPLETTDRLAREIGTLLRQNPYVRDYQSWIGGAGVIDFNGLLRGAGNKAGPYVAEIRVNLLDKMARSKTSIDMVRELRPAAQAIAKRFPGSTVQFVEDPPGPPVRATVMAEIYGKDLQQLRILSDKVKGEFANTYDMVEVTDSQMEDVPQYRLTVDREKAALSGLSVAEVAIALRRLIDGEELGHAHVLGEKNIIPIRLQIPRRYQIDPTMLSQISLSNRQGQRVPLSEVVRVIPASADRPILHKDGERVTFVGGELETTAPVYAVLDLDRRLDGLVLSDGSRLATGNLRFNPVLADTIDNYRLLWDGELRQTLDTFRDMLGALLLALTFVFLVLVAYYQSFSLPLVAMAAIPLGLAGVFPGHWLMGQPFTATSMVGLIALAGVVVRNSLLIIDFVLDYQRQGMPLREAILEAGAVRLRPILLTALAIVLGSAVMLSDPVFGGLAISLIFGTLASTVLAMVAVPLLLYQVLRPRPQPDHTINQELCERK, from the coding sequence ATGATCGATCGTCGGCTTAATATCAGCGGGCGGCTGGCGGAAATGTTCGTCACCTCGAAACTGACTGTGCTGTTCATGCTGGCCTGCGCACTTTTTGGTTCGCTCGCCATTCTGCTTACTCCCCGCGAGGAGAATCCGCAGATCGTGGTGCCCGGAGCCGAGGTTCGTGTCGTCATGCCCGGTGCATCCGCCAATGAGGTCGAAGAACTGGTGATTCGTCCTCTCGAAGGCATGGTGAAGCAAATCAGTGGGGTCGACCACGTCTACGCTACGGCCTTGAACTCGATGGGCATCCTTACTGTACAGTTCAAGGTGGGGGAGAACAAGGAGAAATCCCTAGTCAAACTCTACGACCGGGTGCTTGGACAACGCCATCGCCTGCCCCCCGAGGCGGGGGAGCCGGTGATCCGAACGGTGGATGTGGACGACGTGCCGATCCTTACTGTCACCTTGGCTTCGGATACCTATGGCGACTATGCCCTGAAGCGGCTGGCTGATCGACTCATGGAGGGACTGCGCAGCCTGGATGCAGTCTCCGCCATCGAGGTGCAGGGCGGTCGTGACCGCGAGATGCGTATCGAGTTGGACCCGGAGCGCCTGCAGGTGTTTGGCGTGACGCTCGACCAGATACGTGACCGTCTGAGCGCGGGCAATGTCGCAATGCCTTTGGGTTCTGTCGTACAACAAGGACAAAACCATCAGGTGTTTCTCGATGGTTTCCTTGCCTCGGCCGAGGATATCAAGCGCCTGATCGTTGGCAGCCATGCTGGTCGACCAATCTATTTGGGAGATGTGGCCCAAGTTGTCGACCGTCCGCCGGATGAGCGTACCAAACTGACCCGTTTTGCCTACGGACCGGCCAACGTGCGTTTCGGTAAGACGTTAGAGGCCGAGATGCCGGCGGTGACGTTGATGGTGGCCAAGAAGCCCGGTACGAACGCGGTTGAAGTTGCGACCGCGGCGCTCGAACGCATCGAGCGGATGCGGGCGCAGTTTGTACCACCTGAGGTCGAACTCATCGTCACCCGCAACGATGGGCAAAAAGCGAATGCCGCGGTCCATGTCCTGGTCGAGCATCTGGGCGTCGCCGTGCTCGCTGTCTTCTTGGTAACCACTTTCTTCCTGGGGCTGAAGGAGGCGCTGATCGTCGGATTGACGGTGCCGCTGATCCTGGCGCTGACCTTGGGTACCGCCTATCTTGGCGGATTGACCATCAACCGCATTAGTTTGCTCGCCTTGATCCTTTCCTTGGGATTGTTGGTCGACGCCGCCATCGTCGTCATCGAAAACATCCATCGCTGCTACGCCCGTCTCGGCGAAGGCGACAAACTGCGGACAACGGTGCAGGCAGTCAACGAAATCGGTAGTCCGACCAATCTGGCGACCCTTGCCATCATTCTGGTGTTTGGCTCGCTGCTCGTGGTCGGCGGCATGTCCGGGCAATACTTCTACCCGATTGCCTTCAATGTTCCTGTCGCCATGGCGGCATCCTTGCTGGCTGCCTATGCTGTTGTCCCTTGGGCGGCGCACCGCTGGCTCAAACCAGGCGAAGGGCACGACCTGGAGGCGCACAATTCGCAAGGTCGACTGCACCGTCTTTACCACTGGGGCATGGCCCCCATCATGGACAATCCGCGCCACCGGCGGCGGGCCTTCATGTTAGTTATTCTGGCGATCATCCTGTCGCTAATGCAACTGGCCTGGCAATTCGTGCGTCCGGGTGGGGTGGGGGGGGGCGTGGCTTGGTTGGGCGTCGAAATGTCGATGATGCCGAAGGACGATAAAAACACTTTCAACATTACCATGGACTTGCCCGAAACCGTGCCGCTTGAAACGACGGACCGTTTGGCCCGGGAGATTGGCACCTTGTTGCGGCAAAATCCCTATGTACGCGACTATCAGAGTTGGATAGGCGGGGCCGGGGTGATCGATTTCAACGGTTTGCTGCGCGGTGCGGGGAACAAGGCGGGGCCTTATGTTGCGGAAATTCGCGTCAACCTTCTCGACAAGATGGCACGCAGCAAGACTTCGATCGATATGGTGCGCGAACTGCGCCCTGCTGCACAGGCCATCGCGAAGCGCTTCCCCGGAAGCACCGTGCAATTCGTTGAGGACCCGCCGGGGCCACCGGTGCGCGCCACGGTTATGGCTGAAATCTACGGCAAGGATCTGCAGCAGTTGCGCATCCTTTCTGACAAAGTGAAGGGCGAGTTCGCGAATACCTACGATATGGTCGAGGTCACTGATTCGCAAATGGAAGATGTGCCCCAATATCGCCTGACGGTCGACCGGGAAAAAGCTGCGCTTTCCGGTCTGAGCGTCGCTGAGGTTGCCATTGCGCTACGTCGGCTGATTGACGGCGAGGAGTTGGGGCATGCTCATGTCCTTGGTGAGAAAAATATCATACCCATCCGCTTGCAGATTCCGCGCCGTTATCAGATTGATCCCACCATGCTGTCGCAGATCTCTTTGAGCAACCGGCAGGGACAGCGTGTGCCGTTGTCAGAAGTGGTGCGCGTGATACCGGCCAGTGCCGATCGCCCGATCCTGCACAAGGACGGTGAACGGGTCACCTTTGTCGGCGGGGAACTGGAAACGACCGCCCCGGTCTATGCCGTGCTCGACCTCGACCGGCGGCTGGACGGACTGGTGCTGAGCGACGGCAGTCGTCTCGCTACCGGCAATCTGCGCTTCAATCCGGTGCTAGCGGACACCATCGACAATTACCGGCTGTTGTGGGATGGCGAACTGCGCCAGACGCTCGATACTTTCCGCGATATGCTCGGTGCCCTCTTACTGGCGCTCACCTTTGTTTTCCTAGTACTGGTGGCCTACTACCAGTCGTTTAGCCTGCCCCTAGTAGCGATGGCGGCGATCCCGCTCGGGCTGGCCGGTGTATTCCCTGGTCATTGGCTGATGGGCCAGCCGTTTACCGCGACTTCCATGGTCGGCCTTATTGCGCTGGCGGGCGTCGTGGTACGCAATTCGCTGCTCATCATCGATTTCGTGCTCGATTACCAACGCCAGGGCATGCCGCTGCGCGAGGCCATTCTCGAAGCCGGTGCCGTACGCTTGCGGCCCATCTTGTTGACTGCGCTGGCGATCGTTCTCGGCAGCGCGGTAATGCTCAGCGACCCGGTGTTCGGCGGACTGGCCATTTCGCTGATTTTCGGCACGCTGGCTTCCACCGTGCTCGCCATGGTCGCTGTGCCGCTGCTGCTTTATCAGGTGCTTCGCCCTAGGCCGCAGCCTGATCACACCATCAACCAAGAATTGTGTGAGCGAAAATAA
- a CDS encoding TolC family protein, with translation MSENNHRNGRKDTMIGHIRLGKPSAALAGLSLIIALTASGACAESLQQAWDAALAADRGVKASQQNTAATESMLEAAKSARLPNVALEAGYTALDNTPAAKAEFFGQSLQMPLAQRESMAYKAMVTLPLYTGGRIERGIDAAVASRDAAKLAEPVNVQNLKLRVAEAYVGVLRARQLLSVAKSHLATLAEHVHDVENLHAQGMAAKNDLLSAQVSLADARQRELQAANGYDIGCAAYSRLLGRPLDQAVGLDELSVVATNETLLALTERALVGRGELAAQAKQIETLHHQAASVRGESAPMIALSGGYDYQENRYQVREGAWMLNLGIKWKLFDGGDIAHRASAVERQAAALAEQREEVASIIALQVRQAWSDVREARQRLDVTQSAIALADENLRVARDRYANGLSTHTEVLDAETLRIVSQTNHANARYDANLAELRLKRTIGGL, from the coding sequence GTGAGCGAAAATAATCATCGCAATGGAAGAAAGGACACCATGATAGGGCATATTCGGTTAGGGAAACCTTCGGCAGCACTCGCTGGTCTGAGCCTCATTATCGCGCTGACCGCGAGCGGTGCTTGTGCCGAGTCCCTGCAACAGGCGTGGGATGCCGCATTGGCCGCGGATCGAGGGGTTAAAGCGTCACAGCAGAACACGGCCGCCACCGAGAGTATGCTCGAAGCAGCGAAATCTGCCCGGCTGCCAAATGTGGCGCTGGAGGCCGGATATACTGCTCTCGACAATACGCCAGCGGCCAAGGCCGAATTTTTCGGTCAGTCATTACAAATGCCACTCGCACAACGAGAAAGCATGGCTTATAAGGCCATGGTGACGCTGCCGCTCTATACTGGCGGCCGCATTGAGCGCGGTATCGATGCGGCCGTCGCATCCCGTGATGCGGCGAAGTTGGCCGAACCAGTTAACGTCCAGAATCTCAAGTTGCGGGTGGCAGAAGCCTACGTCGGCGTATTGAGGGCAAGGCAGCTGCTCAGCGTCGCGAAGAGTCACCTGGCCACACTCGCCGAGCACGTGCACGATGTGGAAAATCTTCATGCACAAGGGATGGCGGCGAAAAACGACCTCCTTTCCGCCCAGGTATCCCTGGCTGACGCCCGCCAGAGGGAGCTCCAGGCGGCCAACGGGTACGATATTGGGTGCGCTGCCTACAGCCGTCTGCTGGGTCGGCCGTTGGACCAGGCCGTCGGGTTAGATGAGTTATCGGTCGTGGCGACGAATGAAACACTGCTTGCCTTGACCGAGCGGGCTCTGGTCGGCCGCGGCGAATTGGCGGCCCAGGCAAAGCAGATCGAAACCCTGCATCATCAGGCAGCCAGCGTGCGCGGCGAATCAGCGCCCATGATCGCGCTGTCCGGCGGCTATGACTATCAGGAAAACCGTTATCAGGTCCGCGAGGGGGCATGGATGCTTAACTTGGGAATCAAATGGAAACTGTTTGATGGTGGTGACATTGCTCACCGGGCCAGTGCCGTCGAGCGCCAGGCAGCGGCCTTGGCAGAGCAGCGGGAGGAGGTTGCGTCAATCATCGCGCTGCAGGTGCGTCAGGCCTGGTCGGATGTGCGGGAAGCGCGTCAACGACTGGATGTTACTCAGTCGGCCATTGCTTTGGCGGACGAAAACCTGCGCGTGGCGCGGGATCGCTATGCCAATGGCTTGTCTACCCATACCGAAGTACTTGATGCCGAGACGCTGCGTATTGTCAGCCAGACCAATCATGCCAACGCTCGCTATGATGCGAATTTGGCCGAACTGCGGCTAAAACGCACCATTGGTGGGCTATAA
- a CDS encoding HlyD family secretion protein, with protein sequence MKKSLAPMLGLLGLVSIAVLAVLAWWLLWRQIPLPEGLVQANGRIEGDHYTVATKVPGRVVELFAREGDEIALGQILLRLDDKQLRAKVEQARQGLAAIKPQLAATQRTEEQRRRDALRLRNLLAQGTATKHESEQAALAWAVSREQLTTLQAQQAQAQAILAEAQSVLDDLVVRAPAAGHLTTRMANVGEVISPGAPLFDIVDLDRLYLQVYVPEKDIGKVRLGLAARIHTDAFPNEPLDATVRYIAAQAEFTPKEVQTPDERVKLVYAVKLYLDGNPEHRAMPGLPADAMIRWKDEVPWVSPQW encoded by the coding sequence ATGAAAAAGTCGCTTGCGCCGATGCTGGGTCTATTGGGCCTAGTATCTATCGCCGTGCTGGCAGTGCTCGCTTGGTGGCTGCTATGGCGACAGATACCCTTGCCGGAAGGGCTCGTCCAGGCCAATGGCCGGATCGAGGGCGATCATTACACCGTGGCCACCAAGGTTCCGGGGCGAGTTGTGGAACTCTTCGCTCGTGAAGGCGATGAAATAGCTCTGGGCCAGATACTGCTCCGCCTTGACGACAAACAACTCAGGGCCAAGGTGGAGCAGGCAAGGCAGGGTTTGGCTGCCATCAAGCCGCAATTGGCCGCGACCCAACGCACTGAGGAACAAAGGCGGCGGGATGCACTGCGTCTGCGCAATCTGCTTGCCCAGGGAACCGCGACAAAACATGAAAGTGAACAGGCGGCGCTGGCCTGGGCGGTATCACGGGAGCAACTAACCACCCTGCAGGCGCAGCAAGCACAGGCACAAGCCATCCTGGCCGAAGCACAGAGCGTGCTGGATGATCTTGTCGTTCGCGCCCCAGCGGCAGGTCACTTGACAACACGTATGGCAAATGTCGGGGAAGTGATTAGCCCTGGCGCACCGCTGTTCGACATCGTTGATCTTGATCGGCTCTATCTACAAGTGTATGTCCCGGAAAAGGATATCGGCAAGGTCCGCTTGGGCTTGGCGGCCCGTATTCATACGGATGCATTTCCGAACGAGCCGCTGGATGCCACGGTCCGTTACATCGCAGCACAGGCGGAGTTCACACCAAAGGAGGTGCAAACCCCAGACGAGCGGGTGAAACTGGTCTACGCGGTCAAACTCTATCTTGACGGGAATCCAGAGCACCGTGCTATGCCCGGGTTGCCGGCCGATGCCATGATCCGATGGAAAGACGAGGTGCCTTGGGTTTCACCACAATGGTAG
- a CDS encoding ATP-binding cassette domain-containing protein: MGFTTMVDDAEPIVRVLNFVKRYRQHLAVDSVSLTLECGEIYGLIGPDGAGKSSLMKAVAGVLSFEGGSLHVLGEKIDSESAAESVKGRLGFMPQGLGLNLYPELSVEENIDFFAELRAVSSVELARRKQKLLDMTRLGPFRGRPMKQLSGGMKQKLGLVCTLIHEPELIILDEPTTGVDPVSRRDFWMILTQLLRERGITALVSTAYLDEAMRFHRLALMYDGRILVEGEPDVILREVPGTLVELVAEPQVEALLRLKARFIQAEVVGRRLRVFVPDGEPETARAQVAAHLVGVQVRDIQTSSPDLEDAFIALLHKRQLTTSDGVPQTNIWHDGEPSKGDGVAIAAGELTHDFDQFRAVDHASFEVRQGEIFGLLGANGAGKTTVIKMLTGILPPTSGAGTVAGSDMRNASQAIKEHIGYVSQAFSLYQDMTVQENLRLFARIYGVPGSRLVERIDRVVALAGLSGITSHLVSKLPMGIRQRLALACALVHGPRVLFLDEPTSGVDPIGRRRFWEILVHLARVEQVAILITTHYMNEAEHCDHLALMHAGRVIADDTPAALKTTLQQQAGQVLDIAAEPVLAALEALEQAGFANASLFGKRIHLLARDVTAVEVRIRTLFAERGIRLFDIVPRTPSLEDVFVHRILQQEMTAST; the protein is encoded by the coding sequence TTGGGTTTCACCACAATGGTAGACGATGCTGAACCCATTGTACGGGTGCTCAATTTTGTCAAACGTTATCGTCAACATTTGGCAGTCGATAGCGTTAGTCTGACGCTTGAGTGCGGCGAGATCTACGGCCTGATTGGTCCCGACGGAGCGGGCAAAAGCAGTTTGATGAAAGCGGTCGCTGGCGTGCTTTCATTCGAAGGGGGTTCGCTTCATGTCTTAGGCGAAAAAATCGACTCGGAAAGCGCTGCGGAAAGCGTCAAGGGCCGACTCGGCTTCATGCCCCAGGGCTTGGGCCTCAATCTTTATCCCGAACTTTCGGTCGAGGAAAATATCGATTTCTTTGCGGAATTGCGTGCCGTGTCGTCGGTGGAACTTGCCCGGCGCAAGCAAAAACTTCTCGATATGACTCGTCTTGGCCCGTTTCGCGGCCGTCCGATGAAGCAACTCTCTGGTGGTATGAAACAAAAGCTTGGCTTAGTCTGTACGCTGATTCATGAGCCCGAGTTGATTATCCTGGACGAGCCGACCACCGGCGTGGATCCGGTGTCGCGGCGGGATTTTTGGATGATCCTAACGCAATTGCTGCGCGAGCGGGGCATTACCGCCCTAGTCTCCACGGCCTACTTGGACGAAGCGATGCGCTTTCACCGACTTGCCCTGATGTATGACGGAAGAATTCTGGTCGAGGGTGAGCCGGACGTGATTCTGCGCGAAGTGCCTGGCACCTTGGTAGAACTAGTGGCAGAGCCACAGGTCGAGGCCTTGTTGCGATTGAAAGCGCGTTTTATCCAGGCCGAGGTGGTGGGGCGAAGATTGCGCGTGTTTGTACCCGACGGGGAGCCCGAGACCGCCCGAGCACAAGTCGCCGCGCACTTGGTTGGGGTCCAGGTGCGCGACATCCAGACCTCTTCGCCGGATCTGGAAGATGCATTTATCGCGCTGTTGCACAAGCGGCAACTTACCACTTCTGATGGTGTCCCGCAGACAAATATCTGGCACGATGGCGAGCCAAGCAAGGGCGACGGCGTCGCCATCGCTGCGGGCGAACTGACTCATGACTTCGACCAATTTCGCGCCGTCGATCATGCCAGTTTTGAGGTTCGGCAGGGCGAAATTTTCGGTCTGCTGGGCGCCAATGGCGCTGGCAAAACCACGGTTATCAAGATGCTCACGGGCATCCTGCCTCCCACCAGCGGTGCTGGTACGGTAGCGGGGTCGGACATGCGCAATGCCAGCCAAGCCATCAAGGAGCACATTGGCTATGTGTCGCAAGCGTTTTCTCTGTATCAGGACATGACGGTGCAGGAGAATCTGCGTCTGTTTGCACGCATTTACGGCGTGCCGGGCAGTCGCCTAGTTGAGCGTATCGACCGCGTGGTCGCTTTGGCAGGACTCTCCGGGATCACGTCCCATCTTGTCAGCAAACTGCCGATGGGCATCCGGCAACGTCTGGCCCTGGCCTGCGCCCTAGTGCACGGGCCGCGCGTATTGTTCCTCGATGAGCCAACGTCCGGGGTGGACCCTATTGGCCGGCGCCGTTTCTGGGAAATTCTGGTGCACTTGGCGCGAGTCGAGCAAGTAGCCATCCTCATCACCACCCATTACATGAACGAGGCTGAGCATTGCGACCATCTGGCGCTGATGCACGCCGGCCGAGTCATTGCTGACGACACCCCTGCCGCGCTCAAAACCACGCTGCAACAACAGGCCGGACAGGTGCTCGACATCGCCGCCGAGCCAGTGCTAGCGGCACTGGAAGCACTGGAGCAAGCGGGGTTTGCCAACGCGTCCCTGTTCGGCAAACGTATTCATCTTCTGGCACGAGATGTTACGGCAGTCGAGGTGCGCATCCGCACGCTGTTTGCCGAACGGGGTATTCGGTTATTTGACATCGTCCCGCGTACCCCGAGCCTGGAGGATGTGTTTGTGCATCGTATCCTGCAACAGGAAATGACGGCATCGACATGA
- a CDS encoding ABC transporter permease, whose product MNVRRIVALAYKELREILRDRLFFSLAFVVPASLMLVFGYGLTLDVEHIPFAVVDWDKSAMSRDYLHRYIDSRYFDYKGDVASERELAPLLADSRIRLAIVIPPRFQEDLISGRAVGVQTLIDGTFPFRTSSSKGYVVAINAAFNSELLESYISRWLGVSTKTAKAIAQPVRVQLRYLYNQEVKSVWTIAPVLMMFVLMITPPFLTALGVVREKENGSIYNIYASTVTRGEFLIGKLAPYVGISVINFLILWLMAAGLFGAPFKGDPLFFFLASAIYVTCTTGIGLFVSIFVRTQVAAMMLTVIVTIIPSVLYSGLLVPIASMDPAGQFEAHLFPAMYYADIVLGSFLKGVGLEQMWGKVLALLVYAVVLWTASFLMFHKRPKS is encoded by the coding sequence ATGAATGTTCGGCGTATCGTCGCACTGGCCTACAAGGAATTGCGCGAGATTCTACGTGACCGGCTGTTTTTTTCCCTGGCCTTCGTGGTGCCCGCATCCTTGATGCTTGTCTTCGGCTACGGCCTCACTCTCGATGTTGAACACATCCCCTTCGCGGTGGTTGATTGGGACAAGAGTGCCATGAGCCGCGACTATCTGCATCGCTACATTGATTCGCGCTACTTTGACTACAAAGGTGACGTGGCTAGCGAGCGCGAGTTGGCACCACTGCTCGCCGACAGCCGCATCCGGCTAGCTATCGTCATCCCGCCGCGTTTCCAGGAAGACCTGATTTCAGGACGGGCCGTGGGAGTGCAGACCCTGATCGACGGGACATTCCCGTTCCGTACTTCCAGTAGCAAGGGTTATGTAGTCGCCATCAACGCGGCTTTCAACAGCGAACTGCTGGAAAGCTATATTTCGCGCTGGCTCGGCGTATCGACGAAAACGGCGAAAGCCATAGCTCAGCCGGTCAGGGTACAGCTTCGCTACCTCTACAATCAGGAGGTGAAGAGTGTCTGGACCATCGCACCGGTACTAATGATGTTCGTGTTGATGATTACGCCGCCTTTCCTTACTGCACTAGGCGTTGTGCGCGAAAAAGAGAATGGCTCGATCTACAACATTTACGCATCGACCGTAACGCGCGGCGAATTTCTGATCGGCAAGCTCGCTCCATACGTGGGTATCTCGGTAATCAATTTCCTGATTCTCTGGCTCATGGCCGCCGGGCTATTCGGTGCACCCTTCAAGGGCGATCCGTTGTTCTTCTTTCTTGCCTCGGCGATATATGTGACGTGTACCACGGGCATCGGCCTCTTTGTGTCGATCTTCGTACGTACCCAGGTGGCGGCAATGATGCTCACCGTCATCGTCACCATTATCCCATCAGTGCTATATTCGGGCCTTTTAGTGCCCATTGCCTCAATGGATCCGGCCGGGCAATTCGAGGCCCATCTATTTCCCGCGATGTACTACGCGGACATTGTTCTCGGCAGTTTTCTAAAGGGCGTCGGTCTCGAACAGATGTGGGGCAAGGTGCTGGCTCTCCTGGTCTATGCCGTGGTGCTGTGGACAGCGAGTTTCCTCATGTTTCACAAGAGGCCAAAATCATGA
- a CDS encoding ABC transporter permease, with amino-acid sequence MNTCLAERLARLYLWSTRLAAMTAKELIQFGRDTLLLIAIVYLFIFDTYMAGNVGMQLNSAVVVVHDADHSAASRELIYRFHRPYFKLGGEVLDSREGQRLLDRGQALVVLDIPRDFEHDIKMGRPVDVQVQVDASNTILGFLASSYTAQIIGQYGFDKALAHLGVTERSMQDVPMIRDEHRIWYNPNQRDAWFMPIVELLIVITIMAIMLPAAAAAVREKERGTIEQLLVSPLTPMQILLPKVIAMTLVILLGTAVSMFFVLHWAFDVPMKGSLTLFFAVTTLYTFTTAGLGLYIATLSRNLAQAALLAILVLMPMIFLSGAWTPPEAMPAGMRAAMFLSPLYYFIEMGYGIMLKGAGLDVLWDSLLGLALLGMAVFGVGVWRFTRQFG; translated from the coding sequence ATGAATACTTGCCTGGCTGAACGCCTCGCGAGGCTTTACTTGTGGTCGACGCGCCTCGCAGCGATGACGGCGAAGGAATTGATTCAGTTCGGGCGCGATACCCTGCTGCTGATAGCCATTGTCTATCTATTTATCTTCGACACCTATATGGCAGGCAACGTTGGCATGCAGCTGAATTCCGCCGTCGTGGTCGTGCATGACGCCGACCATAGCGCTGCTTCGCGCGAACTCATCTATCGCTTCCACCGACCGTACTTCAAGCTCGGCGGCGAGGTGTTGGATAGTCGTGAAGGGCAACGCCTGCTAGATCGAGGGCAGGCTCTGGTGGTACTTGATATACCGCGCGACTTCGAGCATGACATCAAGATGGGGAGGCCGGTTGACGTACAAGTGCAGGTAGACGCCAGCAATACAATATTAGGCTTTCTTGCCTCCAGTTACACAGCTCAGATCATCGGGCAGTATGGCTTCGACAAGGCGCTAGCTCACCTGGGTGTCACCGAGCGTTCGATGCAAGACGTGCCCATGATTCGCGACGAGCACCGTATCTGGTACAACCCGAATCAGAGAGACGCTTGGTTCATGCCGATCGTCGAACTGCTCATTGTCATCACCATTATGGCTATCATGCTGCCCGCCGCCGCCGCCGCCGTGCGTGAAAAGGAGCGCGGCACCATCGAACAGTTGTTGGTATCTCCCCTGACGCCAATGCAAATCCTGTTGCCCAAGGTCATCGCCATGACGTTGGTGATTCTTCTGGGCACCGCAGTGAGCATGTTCTTCGTTCTGCACTGGGCGTTCGATGTGCCGATGAAGGGCAGCCTGACGCTTTTCTTTGCAGTGACCACGCTCTACACCTTTACCACTGCGGGGCTGGGCCTCTACATCGCAACGCTGAGCCGAAACCTAGCCCAAGCGGCCCTGCTTGCTATCCTCGTGTTAATGCCGATGATATTTCTCTCCGGCGCATGGACTCCACCGGAAGCCATGCCTGCCGGAATGCGCGCAGCGATGTTTCTATCGCCTCTCTACTATTTCATTGAGATGGGCTACGGGATTATGTTGAAGGGCGCGGGATTGGATGTGTTATGGGATTCGCTGCTGGGTCTGGCTCTCTTGGGAATGGCAGTTTTCGGCGTGGGTGTCTGGCGTTTTACACGGCAGTTTGGGTAA
- a CDS encoding enoyl-CoA hydratase/isomerase family protein: MLSDEVIYTVADRVASITLNRPEVRNAISPEVIGEIIRLVRLADQDPQVKCLLIRGTGEHFCGGGDVKTFSEPLSLPAEERFDIFERRLFIGNRLPKALLDCSKPIVIATRGAVAGAGLALCLAADFVLCGESSYFLAAHVLIGLSLDCGLSGLLIPAMGIKAAKRLALLGEKINAEEALAVGIVTKVIPDAFLDEEVESLIGRLAAGPGTAMAGTKKLLNDVAYPNFTECLSGEASAVANCAASTDFPRGVEGMLTRRTPVFD, translated from the coding sequence ATGTTGTCTGACGAAGTCATATACACAGTAGCCGACCGTGTCGCGTCGATCACGCTGAACCGGCCGGAAGTACGGAATGCGATCAGCCCCGAGGTCATCGGCGAAATCATCCGCCTGGTGCGACTCGCGGACCAGGATCCCCAGGTTAAATGTCTGTTGATCCGAGGTACGGGAGAACATTTTTGCGGCGGCGGCGATGTCAAGACATTTTCGGAACCCTTGTCACTCCCGGCCGAAGAGCGCTTCGACATTTTCGAGCGCCGGCTGTTCATCGGCAACCGTCTGCCAAAAGCTCTTCTCGATTGCAGCAAACCCATCGTCATCGCCACCCGCGGCGCGGTTGCCGGGGCCGGCCTGGCCCTTTGCCTTGCCGCCGATTTCGTGCTCTGCGGCGAAAGCAGCTATTTTCTGGCGGCCCATGTACTGATTGGGTTAAGCCTGGATTGTGGCCTGAGCGGCCTGCTCATCCCGGCAATGGGGATCAAGGCCGCCAAACGACTGGCCTTGCTGGGCGAAAAAATCAACGCAGAGGAAGCCTTGGCAGTCGGCATCGTCACCAAAGTAATCCCCGATGCCTTCCTTGACGAGGAAGTGGAATCGCTCATTGGCCGCCTTGCCGCCGGCCCTGGAACGGCTATGGCTGGCACTAAAAAGCTGCTCAATGATGTTGCCTACCCCAACTTCACTGAATGTTTATCGGGGGAAGCATCCGCAGTAGCCAATTGCGCGGCGAGCACCGATTTCCCTCGTGGAGTCGAAGGGATGTTGACGCGAAGAACACCCGTCTTCGATTGA